Proteins from one Desulfonema limicola genomic window:
- a CDS encoding DEAD/DEAH box helicase family protein — translation MAYLHNIFDNPFARKALAQVDIPNYITDNLKFDIRPYQTEAFKRHIYVATEDFEEKPKKPVHLLYNMATGSGKTLIMAGLMLYLFEKGCRNFLFFVNSNNIINKTKDNFLNPQAGKYLFSNKIVVGGKEVLIKEVANFEEADNENINIKFTTIQQLHIDLNNTKENSITYEDFESRKMILIADEAHHLSSGTKKNGELFGSWEGTVMKLLQQNFDNLLLEFTATLDYDSRKITEKYKDKVIYKYDLSQFRIDKYSKEINLIRSLYEERERIIQALILNLYRQELAAEHNINLKPVILFKAKRTIKESGENKERFHHLIDDFSAEMVDKIQKTSTVSVVQKAFAFFESKRLSFSEIAKRIKSNFREEYCISANNDKEAELNQIRLNTLEDENNPIRAVFAVQKLNEGWDVLNLFDIVRLYEGRDGKAGKPGKTTISEAQLVGRGARYFPFALEEGQDKYTRKFDDDTANDLKTLEELYYHTKEDSRYISELKQALVDTGIYEDEDNLETRQLTLKLDFKKTDFYKTGKVVYNKKVEKSYDNVRSFADFGVAKRNFSYTLSSGIGKMSGMFTKEEENGNAGKILQKDISVSDIPGHIIRYGLTQNPFYCFDNLERYFPNVKSLSNFIVSNDYLGGLEITFNGTKTRLEDITSFDYLMAVQGLLQSIEIEIKSNLTEYKGSDYFTEYIHSVFKDKEIKVYKGSERADGQFDVVSEPKWYVYNANYGTSEEKEFVKMFARRFEHLDKKFKNIYLIRNEREVKIIDKSGRAFEPDFILFCKQKKGKELTYQVFIEPKGNHLVAHDKWKEEFLKEIREEQKTIKIDTDKYLITGVPFYNNANENEFKTKLEALLNE, via the coding sequence ATGGCGTATCTGCACAATATATTCGATAATCCGTTTGCCCGCAAGGCATTGGCTCAGGTTGACATACCCAATTACATTACCGACAATCTCAAGTTTGATATTCGCCCCTATCAGACAGAAGCCTTCAAACGCCATATTTATGTAGCCACGGAAGACTTTGAGGAAAAGCCAAAGAAACCCGTTCATCTGCTTTACAATATGGCAACCGGAAGCGGAAAGACCTTGATAATGGCAGGTTTGATGCTCTATTTGTTTGAAAAAGGCTGCCGTAACTTTTTGTTTTTTGTAAACAGCAACAACATCATTAACAAAACCAAAGATAATTTTCTAAACCCGCAGGCAGGCAAATACCTGTTCAGCAATAAAATTGTAGTGGGCGGTAAAGAAGTGCTGATTAAAGAAGTGGCAAATTTTGAAGAAGCCGATAATGAGAACATCAACATCAAGTTTACCACTATTCAGCAATTACACATTGACCTGAACAATACCAAAGAAAACAGTATCACCTACGAAGATTTTGAAAGCCGGAAAATGATTTTGATAGCTGATGAAGCCCACCATTTAAGTTCCGGCACAAAAAAAAACGGAGAACTTTTTGGCAGTTGGGAAGGCACGGTAATGAAACTGCTGCAGCAGAATTTTGATAATCTGCTTTTGGAGTTTACCGCTACATTGGATTATGACAGCCGGAAAATCACAGAAAAATATAAAGACAAGGTAATTTACAAATACGATTTATCTCAATTCAGGATTGACAAGTATTCCAAAGAAATCAATTTGATACGCTCTTTATACGAAGAAAGGGAACGCATCATTCAGGCATTGATTTTGAATTTGTACCGTCAGGAATTGGCTGCCGAACATAATATTAACTTAAAGCCGGTCATCCTTTTCAAAGCCAAACGAACCATCAAGGAATCAGGAGAAAACAAAGAACGTTTTCACCATCTGATAGATGATTTTTCGGCTGAAATGGTTGATAAAATTCAAAAAACATCCACCGTTTCCGTTGTGCAAAAAGCCTTCGCCTTTTTTGAATCCAAAAGATTATCATTTTCCGAAATTGCCAAACGCATTAAATCCAACTTTAGAGAAGAATACTGTATCAGTGCCAATAACGATAAAGAAGCTGAACTCAATCAAATCCGTTTGAACACGCTGGAAGATGAAAATAACCCGATACGTGCCGTTTTTGCCGTTCAGAAACTTAATGAAGGCTGGGATGTGCTGAACTTGTTTGATATTGTACGTTTGTATGAAGGGCGGGACGGAAAAGCTGGAAAACCCGGAAAGACCACTATTTCAGAAGCTCAATTGGTGGGCAGGGGCGCAAGGTACTTTCCATTTGCATTAGAGGAAGGTCAGGACAAATACACCCGAAAATTTGATGATGATACTGCCAACGATTTGAAAACTCTTGAAGAACTGTATTACCACACCAAAGAAGACAGCCGATATATTTCAGAATTAAAACAGGCTCTTGTGGATACAGGTATTTACGAAGATGAAGACAATCTGGAAACCAGACAGCTTACGCTCAAACTTGATTTTAAGAAAACAGATTTTTATAAAACGGGTAAAGTAGTTTATAACAAAAAAGTGGAAAAGAGCTATGATAATGTAAGGTCATTTGCAGACTTTGGTGTTGCAAAACGAAATTTCAGTTATACTCTTTCTTCAGGCATTGGAAAAATGTCTGGAATGTTTACCAAAGAAGAAGAAAATGGAAACGCAGGGAAGATTTTGCAAAAAGATATATCTGTTTCAGATATTCCAGGACACATAATTCGCTATGGATTAACACAAAACCCGTTTTACTGCTTTGACAACTTAGAGCGGTATTTTCCCAATGTGAAATCCTTATCGAATTTCATTGTAAGCAATGACTATTTAGGAGGGTTGGAAATTACATTCAACGGAACAAAAACAAGACTGGAAGATATAACCAGTTTTGATTATTTGATGGCTGTTCAAGGTTTGCTGCAAAGCATAGAAATCGAAATTAAATCCAACCTGACCGAATACAAAGGCTCAGACTATTTTACGGAATACATCCATAGTGTATTTAAAGACAAGGAGATTAAAGTTTACAAAGGCAGTGAGCGGGCAGATGGGCAGTTTGATGTTGTGAGTGAACCCAAGTGGTACGTTTATAATGCCAATTACGGAACAAGCGAAGAAAAAGAATTTGTAAAGATGTTTGCCAGACGTTTTGAGCATTTGGACAAGAAATTCAAAAATATTTATCTCATCCGTAACGAACGGGAAGTAAAAATCATAGACAAATCAGGTCGGGCCTTTGAACCGGACTTCATTTTATTCTGCAAACAGAAAAAAGGCAAAGAACTGACGTATCAGGTGTTCATTGAACCGAAAGGGAATCATTTGGTTGCTCACGACAAATGGAAAGAGGAATTTTTAAAAGAAATCCGTGAGGAACAAAAGACTATCAAAATTGACACAGACAAGTATTTGATAACCGGAGTTCCGTTCTATAACAATGCAAACGAAAATGAATTTAAGACAAAATTAGAAGCTTTGCTGAATGAATAG
- a CDS encoding cache domain-containing protein: MKDIVKKQVDEIVSGIDGGKKADDFADAAAKDPYVFIMEENGNLLVHPTLAGESLKEKAEPVYNEVIKGTAGGDYVKYEWAGAKKVTYSRKTASGLFVGSGYNEE, translated from the coding sequence ATGAAAGACATTGTAAAAAAACAGGTTGATGAGATTGTCAGTGGCATAGATGGTGGAAAAAAAGCTGATGATTTTGCAGATGCAGCTGCAAAAGATCCCTATGTGTTCATTATGGAGGAAAATGGAAATCTTTTAGTTCATCCGACCCTTGCAGGAGAAAGCCTGAAAGAAAAAGCTGAACCTGTTTATAATGAAGTCATAAAAGGAACAGCCGGAGGTGACTATGTAAAATATGAATGGGCAGGTGCAAAAAAAGTCACTTATTCCAGGAAAACTGCAAGCGGATTGTTTGTTGGCAGCGGATATAACGAAGAATAG
- a CDS encoding ABC transporter substrate-binding protein, whose amino-acid sequence MNKKMLCLVTIFMLIAAGNSGFTLSECAAAGNETILNEPKHGGELVIGMVNFPAHLNPAIHSGNYTGMPGNQLFASPLRYDDKWNPRPYLAEKWEVSQDGLSVTLNLVKDAVFHDGKPVTSEDIAFSVMTVKNNHPFNTMFAPVEKVETPDPHTAVICLSRPHPAILLAMSSSLLPVLPKHIYGDGRDIRTHPANMAPIGSGPFKFVEFIPGQHILLERSDKFFIKDRPFLDKIRYKMFKIFDHLALAGGEVHIIPFYDNPFSTQLFENEKNLVSTTKGYEAIGPLYWFAFNIRKKPFDDIRVRQAIAYCIDRKFIAEKLFGKKITEATGPIVPDSPFYSADVKQYEVDVKKANDLLDQAGYHRDKTGKRFKAVMDFLPANPEMFITLMEYVRDDVMRKIGVDLVIRETEHFPQWAEIVSNGNFELTYDTVFNWGDPVIGVHRTYDCNNIRKGVIWSNTQGYCNPKVNELMEAAAQEMNFEKRKALYAEFQKIVVHDLPILFLTKVPYVTLHNKNLAGLNDSIWGLLSPLDQVYWKEKP is encoded by the coding sequence ATGAACAAAAAAATGTTATGTCTGGTTACTATTTTTATGCTTATTGCAGCAGGAAACTCCGGTTTTACGCTGTCAGAATGTGCGGCTGCCGGAAATGAAACCATTTTAAATGAACCAAAACACGGCGGGGAACTGGTAATCGGAATGGTCAATTTTCCAGCTCACCTGAACCCTGCAATCCATTCCGGCAATTATACAGGTATGCCCGGCAACCAGCTCTTTGCATCACCCCTGAGATATGACGACAAATGGAACCCCCGGCCCTATCTTGCTGAAAAATGGGAAGTTTCCCAGGACGGTCTTTCTGTAACCCTGAATCTTGTCAAAGATGCTGTTTTTCATGATGGAAAACCGGTTACATCGGAAGATATTGCCTTTTCTGTTATGACTGTTAAGAATAATCATCCCTTTAATACCATGTTCGCACCTGTGGAAAAAGTAGAAACCCCTGATCCCCATACAGCAGTCATATGCCTTAGCAGACCCCATCCTGCAATCCTTCTGGCAATGTCGTCTTCCCTGCTGCCTGTTCTTCCCAAACATATTTACGGAGACGGCAGGGACATAAGAACCCATCCTGCCAATATGGCTCCGATAGGTTCCGGTCCCTTTAAATTTGTGGAATTTATCCCGGGGCAGCATATACTTTTAGAACGCAGTGATAAATTTTTTATCAAAGACCGGCCTTTTCTTGATAAAATCCGTTATAAAATGTTTAAAATCTTTGATCACCTGGCTCTTGCAGGCGGGGAAGTTCATATAATTCCTTTTTACGACAATCCTTTCAGCACCCAGTTGTTTGAAAACGAGAAAAACCTGGTTTCAACAACTAAAGGATATGAAGCAATCGGCCCTCTGTACTGGTTTGCATTCAACATTAGAAAAAAGCCTTTTGACGACATCCGTGTCCGCCAGGCAATAGCCTATTGTATTGACAGAAAATTTATTGCAGAAAAACTGTTTGGGAAAAAAATAACAGAAGCTACGGGTCCCATTGTGCCGGACAGCCCTTTTTATTCGGCAGATGTAAAGCAGTATGAGGTTGATGTAAAAAAGGCAAATGATCTGCTGGATCAGGCAGGATACCACAGGGACAAAACCGGCAAACGCTTTAAGGCTGTAATGGATTTTCTTCCTGCAAATCCTGAGATGTTTATTACCCTTATGGAATATGTAAGAGACGATGTTATGCGGAAAATCGGGGTTGATCTGGTTATCCGGGAAACCGAACATTTTCCCCAATGGGCAGAGATTGTTTCAAACGGTAATTTTGAGCTGACCTATGACACGGTCTTTAACTGGGGTGACCCGGTTATCGGTGTTCACAGGACTTATGACTGCAATAATATCCGCAAAGGGGTTATCTGGTCAAATACCCAGGGATACTGTAATCCAAAAGTCAATGAACTTATGGAGGCAGCAGCACAGGAAATGAATTTTGAAAAACGCAAAGCATTGTATGCAGAATTTCAAAAAATCGTTGTCCATGATCTGCCCATCCTTTTTTTAACAAAGGTTCCGTATGTTACCCTGCATAATAAAAACCTGGCAGGATTAAATGACAGCATATGGGGACTGCTTTCACCCCTTGACCAGGTTTACTGGAAAGAAAAACCCTGA
- a CDS encoding ATP-binding protein produces the protein MSNIKISIASKVLAGMVLVILITIISAGMLTITFQNFQKSFEDISNKKLPGLIGASRLIRETEQLIANAPDIITAKNQYILNRFAQDIEDKIRLREKLILPLYQAGISETDIKLLSGQFDLVFENLRMLIDITRRKAGTEYKSKHIFLRIYRISQNSPVNMKARPGTEPGLSDIWCGTLTQAVIDMFFAGRIYNERELNTVKKSFESKLEDINEIPLSTLKKPVRSFRLEIMKYGTGENNIFDLCRDLIVLQNQTEENLIQNKFLSGELVKTAGRIFSEIQADIIRQNILFDQDIRRILLMLITIPLFGIISVGLIYLYIRKSVVRRILILEKCMKEHVRGHPVPIPISGADEITGMAVSVDYFIQEIQQREDKLKHAKESAESANRAKSVFLATMSHELRTPLNGILGYVQILRNDLLLTSRQQDGLNIIEQSGKHLSSLISDVLDLAKIESGRIELYEDEFNLPVFLRSAGNIIKARAKQKGVEFYEEISDDLPERVCSDERRLRQVLLNLLGNAVKFTDRGKITLRAVPVGEHKTKIRFEVQDTGIGISPENLGKIFDPFHQAGDFKQRAEGTGLGLAISRNLVKIMGSDLNAESEQGKGSRFWFELELPEIKKETWKTFEHLQYITGIKGKPGKILIVDDNRENRLVFKDMLLPLGFETAQADNGNTGMAAVERFQPDALITDIIMPESDGFELIQKIRKHPVLNKIIIIAASASVYEEDHIKSMEAGADGFLPKPIESARLYEMLGKLMKIEWIYDEPCYEKTHSPEIILPDPETLELFLELAETGDVEELINQLDDLKRSDNKFTAFSEKLKKLAKGFKLNEIRRLIKEYLKTPDLNIEQDKQVE, from the coding sequence ATGTCAAATATTAAAATCAGCATTGCCTCAAAGGTTCTTGCCGGTATGGTTTTAGTAATACTGATAACAATAATATCTGCGGGAATGCTTACAATAACATTTCAGAATTTTCAAAAAAGCTTTGAAGATATTTCAAATAAAAAACTGCCGGGGCTGATCGGTGCTTCCCGTCTTATCAGGGAAACAGAACAGCTCATAGCCAATGCCCCTGATATTATTACTGCAAAAAACCAATATATCTTAAACCGTTTTGCCCAGGATATTGAAGATAAGATCAGGTTAAGGGAAAAACTGATTTTACCCCTTTACCAGGCAGGTATTTCTGAAACAGATATAAAATTATTATCAGGACAGTTTGACCTGGTTTTTGAAAATTTAAGAATGCTCATAGATATTACAAGGAGAAAAGCCGGGACAGAATACAAAAGCAAACATATCTTCCTGAGAATATACAGGATTTCCCAAAACTCACCTGTAAATATGAAGGCTCGGCCAGGAACGGAACCCGGGTTATCTGATATATGGTGCGGCACTTTAACCCAGGCAGTTATTGATATGTTTTTTGCAGGAAGAATATATAATGAAAGAGAATTAAATACTGTAAAAAAAAGCTTTGAGTCCAAACTGGAAGATATAAATGAAATTCCTTTGTCCACACTTAAAAAGCCTGTCCGGTCCTTTAGATTGGAAATAATGAAATACGGAACAGGTGAAAATAATATTTTTGATCTTTGCCGGGATTTGATTGTTCTTCAAAATCAAACAGAAGAAAACCTGATTCAAAACAAATTCTTATCTGGTGAACTGGTTAAAACAGCAGGCAGGATTTTTTCTGAAATCCAGGCTGATATTATCCGGCAGAATATCCTTTTTGATCAGGATATCCGCAGGATTTTATTAATGCTCATAACTATTCCCTTATTTGGTATTATCAGCGTGGGTCTGATTTATCTTTATATACGAAAATCAGTTGTCCGCAGGATACTCATACTGGAAAAATGTATGAAAGAGCATGTCCGGGGACACCCTGTACCAATCCCCATAAGCGGTGCTGATGAAATTACAGGTATGGCGGTTTCAGTAGATTATTTTATACAGGAAATCCAGCAGCGTGAAGACAAGCTGAAACATGCAAAAGAATCAGCCGAATCCGCCAACCGGGCAAAAAGCGTTTTCCTTGCCACCATGAGCCATGAACTCCGTACACCCTTAAACGGAATTTTGGGCTATGTGCAGATTCTCAGAAATGACCTGCTGCTTACTTCCAGGCAGCAAGACGGTCTTAATATAATTGAACAGAGCGGGAAACATCTTTCCAGCCTTATCAGCGATGTTCTTGACCTTGCCAAAATAGAATCCGGCAGGATAGAGCTGTATGAAGATGAATTTAATCTGCCTGTTTTTCTCAGAAGTGCAGGCAATATTATAAAAGCCAGGGCAAAACAAAAGGGAGTTGAATTTTATGAAGAAATCTCAGATGATCTGCCTGAGAGAGTCTGTTCTGATGAAAGAAGGCTGCGCCAGGTTCTTTTGAACCTGCTGGGCAATGCAGTTAAATTTACAGACAGGGGAAAGATTACACTCAGGGCAGTGCCGGTTGGGGAACATAAAACTAAAATCCGTTTTGAAGTGCAGGACACAGGTATTGGTATTTCCCCTGAAAACCTGGGAAAAATATTTGATCCTTTTCACCAGGCAGGAGATTTTAAGCAAAGGGCAGAGGGAACAGGGCTTGGGCTGGCAATCAGCCGGAATCTTGTTAAAATCATGGGTAGTGACCTCAATGCTGAAAGCGAGCAGGGAAAAGGGAGCAGGTTTTGGTTTGAACTTGAGCTTCCTGAAATAAAAAAAGAAACATGGAAAACATTTGAGCATCTGCAGTATATCACCGGCATAAAGGGAAAACCTGGAAAGATACTTATTGTTGATGACAACCGTGAAAACAGGCTGGTTTTCAAAGATATGCTTTTGCCCCTGGGCTTTGAAACTGCCCAGGCAGATAACGGGAATACAGGTATGGCAGCAGTAGAAAGGTTTCAGCCTGATGCACTTATCACTGATATTATAATGCCTGAATCAGACGGTTTTGAGCTGATTCAAAAAATAAGAAAACACCCGGTTTTAAATAAAATAATTATAATTGCTGCATCTGCCAGTGTATATGAGGAAGATCACATTAAAAGCATGGAAGCCGGGGCAGATGGTTTTCTTCCAAAACCCATTGAATCTGCCCGGCTTTATGAAATGCTGGGAAAACTTATGAAAATCGAATGGATATATGATGAACCCTGTTATGAAAAAACCCACAGCCCTGAAATTATCCTGCCTGATCCCGAAACCCTGGAACTGTTTCTGGAACTTGCAGAAACAGGAGATGTGGAAGAACTTATAAATCAGCTTGATGATCTCAAACGCTCAGACAACAAATTCACTGCCTTTTCAGAAAAGCTCAAAAAGCTGGCAAAAGGATTTAAGCTTAATGAAATCAGGAGATTGATAAAGGAATATCTAAAAACCCCTGATTTGAATATTGAACAGGATAAACAGGTTGAATAA